Part of the Drosophila pseudoobscura strain MV-25-SWS-2005 chromosome 2, UCI_Dpse_MV25, whole genome shotgun sequence genome, TATGCCCTGCCGATGTTCGTTTTCCGGCCCATGTTCTTCACCATACGCAATTTCCGAAAGGCTCTTAACGATGTGATCATGTCCCGCCGGGCTATACGCAACATGAACACACTGTATCCGGATGCCACGCCCGAGGAGCTGCGCCTGTCCGACAACATTTGCATCATCTGTCGCGAGGACATGGTCAATCACTCCAAGAAGCTGCCCTGTGGCCACATCTTCCACACCACCTGCCTGCGCTCGTGGTTCCAGCGCCAGCAGACCTGTCCCACATGTCGTCTGAACATTTTGCGCACACCGGCCGTCAACTCTGTGGCCATGCCCCGAGCAGCCGacgatgctgctggtgctggtgcagcCGGGGCAAATGCTGCCGCAGGAGCTGGTGGCGCACAGCCTGCAGGAAATGATGATCCTAAtgctgtggcagctgctgcggctgcagctgcggccgCTGCGCTCGATCTCGATGGCAATATGGGACGAGCCAGGAGGCCAGGAGTTAACGGAGCTACAACTTTCTCGGAACTGTTCGCCGAAGCCAGTGAGTATTTGAGTTGCGCCTGCCCTCCACCTCGTTAGATTCGCTAAAAAAAACGTCTCCCTTAGATCGCTTGCCGAATGGATTGCCCAACCTTGGCATACCTCGACCGCCGATCCCACCCATGCCCATGCTATCGCCATTCATGATGCCGCCACACTTTGCCTACTTCACTCCACcaccactgccgccgccgcccatgCCCCAGGATCTATCCAGATTCAGCGATGATGAGCTGCGCGCCATGGAGGGAGACCAGCGCAAGCATATCGAGCAGCGTCTCAAGGTAagctgtctggctgtctgacTGTCTTGCTATATGCTCCATTGGAATTAACGCAATCTTGTTTTAGTTGCTGGGCAACATAAATCTAATGCTGGATTCGGTGGGGATCATGATGAACCAGTACCAGACTCTGACGGCACGCTTGCAGCTAGCTGCAGGGCCCTCAACATCCACCCCAGCTGCACCTCCAGCGACAGGTGACGCAACAGAAagtcctgctcctgcagctgAGACTGCTGCTTCAGCTGCCGAGACGGCTTCTCCTTCAGTGTATGACATGCCGAGTACCTCGGCGGCAGCTAGGAACCAGCAGGAAGAGGCTCGCCAGCTTAAGACTGCTGCTGGGCTGGGATCAGGAGTGGCCGTAGTCGCTGCTGGCAATGGTGCAGAGAGAGTGACTATTGAGGATTTGGGCGCAGACGAGGATGATGTACCCTTCACGGCCACAAAGTCCCAGAGCCTAGGGAATTCCGAGGCAGAGGTCGATGACAACTCCTCTAAATTAAATGAGCTGCGAGAGCGGCGCTTGAAGTTCTTGCAGGATAACAACAAAACGGCAAACGGCAGCGAAAAGACTACATCTGAATAGAGGATTCCCAGGGGAACTGAACTCAAAatgaacagcaacagcagcgagcagcagcagcagcgacgacaTCCAGATCAGATCACAGCACCTCCAGTCTGCATCCAATGCCATCCACCAAAAAGAAACTTATTTTATATTCTATCGGATGGGAtatattgatt contains:
- the sip3 gene encoding E3 ubiquitin-protein ligase HRD1; amino-acid sequence: MQLLISSVCMALTSAVIGNAYFQKQQFYPAVVYITKSNASMAVIYIQFFVIVFMFGKLLRKIFLGTLRAAEFEHLLERFWYALTETCLAFTVFRDDFNPQFVALFTVLLFLKSFHWLAEERVDYMERSPVLGWLFHIRVGSLLTMLGILDYLLLIHAYNSTLVRGPTVQLVFGFEYAILLTVIASTTIKYVLHAAEMRTDTPWENKAVFLLYTELVIGLIKVVLYLLFVVIMAKIYALPMFVFRPMFFTIRNFRKALNDVIMSRRAIRNMNTLYPDATPEELRLSDNICIICREDMVNHSKKLPCGHIFHTTCLRSWFQRQQTCPTCRLNILRTPAVNSVAMPRAADDAAGAGAAGANAAAGAGGAQPAGNDDPNAVAAAAAAAAAAALDLDGNMGRARRPGVNGATTFSELFAEANRLPNGLPNLGIPRPPIPPMPMLSPFMMPPHFAYFTPPPLPPPPMPQDLSRFSDDELRAMEGDQRKHIEQRLKLLGNINLMLDSVGIMMNQYQTLTARLQLAAGPSTSTPAAPPATGDATESPAPAAETAASAAETASPSVYDMPSTSAAARNQQEEARQLKTAAGLGSGVAVVAAGNGAERVTIEDLGADEDDVPFTATKSQSLGNSEAEVDDNSSKLNELRERRLKFLQDNNKTANGSEKTTSE